Proteins found in one Deinococcus seoulensis genomic segment:
- a CDS encoding Jag family protein — protein MDNRTNLDDYLAGLGISDADESELPPPAPDAALSAAPAPETPEDPRAALEAFLRGLLTRIDPDLQVSVTQADDALEAEITGENAAKLAGRDGRTLGAIEVLAYTVLAKQEGRGNLRVRVDIGGYRKRQAEALSRLAERLAVQVAKSGEPHELQPMPASERRVIHITLKEHPDVMSESIGEGNARRLIIKPRHG, from the coding sequence ATGGATAACCGCACGAACCTCGACGATTACCTCGCGGGGCTGGGCATCAGCGACGCCGACGAGAGCGAGCTGCCACCGCCCGCTCCGGACGCCGCCCTGAGCGCCGCGCCTGCGCCCGAGACGCCCGAGGACCCGAGGGCCGCCCTGGAAGCCTTCCTGCGCGGCCTGCTGACCCGCATCGACCCGGACCTGCAGGTGAGCGTCACGCAGGCCGACGACGCCCTGGAAGCCGAGATCACCGGCGAGAACGCCGCGAAACTCGCCGGGCGGGACGGCCGCACACTGGGCGCCATCGAGGTCCTGGCGTACACCGTGCTGGCCAAGCAGGAGGGCCGCGGGAACCTGCGCGTGCGGGTGGACATCGGCGGGTACCGCAAACGGCAGGCCGAGGCGCTGTCCAGGCTGGCCGAGCGGCTGGCCGTGCAGGTCGCCAAGAGCGGCGAGCCGCACGAGTTGCAGCCCATGCCCGCCTCTGAGCGGCGCGTGATTCACATCACCCTGAAAGAACACCCGGACGTGATGAGCGAGTCCATCGGGGAGGGCAACGCCCGGCGACTGATCATCAAACCCCGCCACGGGTAA
- a CDS encoding low molecular weight protein-tyrosine-phosphatase: protein MTDTGKPLRVLALCLGNICRSPVAEALLRRELAAAGVTAVVSSAGTGDWHVGRPADPRSREVAARHGLPLEGRARQLSAADFYEQDVILAMDASNLADARRLSPPNAEARVQLMRDFDPLAPGVDVPDPYYGGQDGFEEMYRLLERSARTFAARVAGQSVGNS, encoded by the coding sequence ATGACTGATACCGGAAAACCGCTGCGGGTGCTGGCGTTGTGCCTGGGGAACATCTGCCGCAGTCCGGTGGCCGAGGCGCTGCTGCGGCGCGAACTGGCGGCGGCGGGCGTAACAGCCGTGGTGAGCAGCGCCGGAACCGGTGACTGGCACGTGGGCCGCCCCGCCGACCCGCGCAGCCGGGAGGTGGCGGCACGGCACGGCCTGCCCCTGGAGGGCCGGGCGCGGCAGCTGTCGGCGGCAGATTTCTACGAGCAGGACGTGATCCTGGCGATGGACGCCTCGAACCTCGCGGACGCGCGCCGCCTGAGCCCGCCGAACGCGGAGGCGCGTGTGCAACTGATGCGGGACTTCGATCCGCTCGCGCCGGGCGTGGACGTACCGGACCCCTACTACGGCGGTCAGGACGGATTCGAGGAGATGTACCGCCTGCTGGAACGCAGCGCCCGCACCTTCGCGGCCCGCGTGGCGGGGCAGTCCGTGGGAAATTCGTGA